The proteins below are encoded in one region of Bifidobacterium catenulatum DSM 16992 = JCM 1194 = LMG 11043:
- a CDS encoding ABC transporter substrate-binding protein codes for MGGIGLKLVKRIIAICCAAIMAVSAAACGANVDSRTEITVWSWEPSMKQVIAGFEKENPDIHVIWKNTSGYDNLNNAIQDGYGIPDVVQLEYYALRQYAVSSQLMAITGRTKDYGDFYTPGTWASVQLNGRVYGLPMDSGPMAFFYNKSVFDQVGVDASKIRTWDAYYEAAKKLKEIGVYIAADSGDASFYDTMIWLAGGRPFSTSNDGKNVTINLTGDEGTRTFTEFWQKMINEGLVDTSLTAWSDGWKEAVGEGKIASMFSGAWLPSLLMSNLPGTAGLWRVAQMPTPDGSATTSENGGSALAVLQRSRKPEASYRFIEYACHKAEGIKARVDGGAFPADNNTLSDPEFLHKTTVTDERGIEIPYFGGQEYNRVLSEAAENVSTGYQYLPFEVYARSDFRSTVGKAYKWSSLLCKEQDRLNIIAAGGKVSDKSAIGDALKETDSADRLTLKSGIALWQKDLKEYGTNQGFTIQ; via the coding sequence ATGGGAGGAATCGGCTTGAAACTGGTGAAACGAATCATCGCCATCTGCTGTGCGGCCATTATGGCAGTCAGTGCGGCCGCTTGCGGAGCCAACGTCGATTCCCGCACCGAAATCACCGTGTGGTCGTGGGAGCCGAGCATGAAGCAAGTCATCGCCGGTTTCGAAAAGGAAAATCCCGACATCCACGTTATTTGGAAGAACACAAGCGGCTATGACAATCTCAACAACGCCATTCAAGACGGCTACGGCATTCCCGACGTGGTGCAATTGGAATACTATGCATTGCGCCAGTATGCGGTAAGCAGCCAGCTGATGGCGATCACCGGGCGCACGAAAGACTATGGCGATTTCTACACGCCCGGCACATGGGCTTCGGTGCAGCTGAACGGCCGCGTGTACGGCCTGCCCATGGATTCCGGCCCAATGGCGTTCTTCTACAACAAAAGCGTGTTCGACCAGGTCGGCGTTGACGCGTCCAAAATTCGCACGTGGGACGCCTATTACGAGGCCGCCAAAAAGCTCAAGGAGATCGGCGTGTACATCGCGGCCGATTCTGGAGACGCCAGCTTCTACGACACGATGATCTGGCTTGCCGGAGGACGCCCCTTCTCTACCTCCAACGACGGCAAAAACGTGACCATCAACCTCACCGGCGATGAGGGTACGAGAACCTTCACCGAATTCTGGCAGAAAATGATCAACGAAGGATTGGTGGACACGAGTCTGACCGCATGGTCCGATGGATGGAAGGAAGCCGTAGGAGAGGGGAAGATCGCCTCCATGTTCTCCGGCGCATGGTTGCCGTCGCTACTTATGTCGAACCTTCCTGGAACTGCGGGATTATGGCGTGTGGCACAGATGCCGACACCAGATGGCAGCGCCACCACGTCGGAAAACGGCGGATCCGCGCTGGCCGTGCTACAACGTTCTCGTAAACCCGAAGCGTCATATCGTTTCATTGAATACGCATGCCATAAAGCGGAAGGCATCAAAGCCCGCGTGGATGGCGGCGCATTCCCCGCCGACAACAACACGTTGTCTGATCCGGAATTCCTGCACAAAACCACCGTGACCGACGAGCGTGGCATTGAAATACCGTATTTCGGCGGTCAGGAATACAATCGCGTGCTTTCCGAAGCTGCGGAAAACGTTTCGACCGGCTACCAGTATCTGCCATTCGAAGTGTATGCGCGAAGTGACTTCCGCTCCACCGTGGGCAAAGCCTACAAATGGTCGAGTCTCTTGTGTAAGGAGCAGGACCGGTTGAACATCATCGCGGCCGGCGGCAAAGTGTCCGACAAATCCGCCATCGGTGACGCGTTGAAGGAAACCGATTCCGCAGATCGACTTACATTGAAAAGCGGTATCGCGCTTTGGCAGAAGGATCTGAAGGAATATGGAACCAATCAGGGCTTTACTATTCAATAA
- a CDS encoding ABC transporter substrate-binding protein, whose product MSQSSGAYGEADATEQKNESKGQPHNTASTDTTLNARAKSPKTQGPKKWTYVLVAVIAIIAIIIGVTAFRNHSESKNANGTSAKADTVTVGLKLSPVSLDIRQQSGAALEQILDGNVYEGLVSRDSNNKVQPSIAKSWDISKDGKTYTFHLNDKMNFSNGHKLDSADVVWSINQLIEKQYLDSDAIESVSKVEAVDADTVKMTLSEPDSNLLWNLTGRPGLVFDKDAKYDAKTQAIGSGPYTVESFDPGNKIVLKANAKYWGTAHKAQTNKVVVRFFSDDNAAVNALKSGDVDVLSPVNATLAKGLDQSKYQVSAASGSDKFVLAFNCTNPKLEDKRVRQAIRYAIDHKEIIASRGNVDQTLGGPIPSVDPGYEDLTGLYPYNPSKAKKLLGEAGYSADNPLKLTLTYANTYGPELGNQLKSQLAKVGINLNINYVEFSTWLQDVHANGDYELSLVDHAESHDFYSWTNPEYYFHYNSKKVQELYAKSLASTDSATSEKYLKQAARIVSEDAPADWLFGYRVTVARDKNLHGFPGKLTQILLPLWQVYKTK is encoded by the coding sequence ATGTCGCAATCTTCAGGTGCGTACGGCGAAGCCGACGCAACCGAACAGAAGAACGAATCAAAGGGACAGCCGCACAACACGGCCAGCACCGACACCACGCTGAACGCGCGGGCCAAATCACCAAAAACGCAAGGCCCGAAGAAGTGGACCTACGTGCTTGTCGCCGTCATTGCGATCATTGCCATCATCATTGGTGTTACCGCTTTCCGAAACCACAGTGAATCCAAAAACGCGAACGGAACATCGGCCAAAGCCGACACCGTTACTGTGGGTCTGAAACTTTCCCCGGTCAGCCTTGACATTCGTCAACAGTCCGGAGCCGCGCTCGAACAGATCCTCGACGGCAACGTCTACGAGGGACTGGTGTCGCGCGATTCGAACAATAAGGTCCAGCCAAGCATCGCCAAATCCTGGGATATTTCCAAGGACGGTAAGACCTATACGTTCCATCTCAATGACAAGATGAACTTCTCCAACGGCCACAAGCTTGATTCGGCCGACGTGGTGTGGTCTATCAACCAGCTCATCGAGAAGCAGTATCTGGATTCTGACGCCATCGAAAGCGTCAGCAAGGTCGAGGCGGTCGACGCCGACACCGTGAAGATGACCCTTTCCGAACCGGACTCGAACCTGCTGTGGAACCTCACCGGACGTCCGGGACTGGTGTTCGACAAGGACGCCAAGTACGACGCGAAGACCCAGGCCATTGGTTCCGGACCGTACACCGTCGAATCTTTCGACCCGGGCAACAAGATCGTGCTCAAGGCCAATGCGAAGTACTGGGGCACCGCGCACAAGGCGCAGACCAACAAGGTGGTCGTCCGCTTCTTCTCCGATGACAACGCCGCAGTTAACGCGCTCAAGAGCGGTGACGTGGATGTGCTCTCGCCGGTGAACGCCACGCTCGCCAAGGGGCTCGACCAGTCGAAGTATCAGGTCTCCGCGGCATCCGGAAGCGACAAGTTCGTGCTCGCCTTCAACTGCACCAATCCGAAGCTGGAAGACAAGCGCGTGCGCCAGGCGATCCGCTACGCCATCGACCACAAGGAGATCATCGCGTCCCGCGGTAACGTCGACCAGACGCTCGGCGGTCCAATCCCATCCGTCGATCCTGGCTACGAGGACCTGACCGGCCTGTACCCGTACAATCCATCCAAGGCCAAGAAATTGCTGGGCGAAGCCGGATACTCCGCCGACAATCCGCTGAAGCTCACCCTCACCTATGCCAACACGTATGGTCCCGAACTTGGCAACCAGCTTAAGAGCCAGCTCGCCAAGGTCGGCATCAACCTGAACATCAATTATGTGGAATTCTCCACTTGGCTGCAGGACGTGCACGCCAATGGCGACTATGAGCTTTCCTTGGTGGACCACGCGGAAAGCCACGATTTCTATTCTTGGACGAACCCGGAATACTACTTCCACTACAACAGCAAGAAGGTCCAGGAACTGTACGCCAAGTCGCTGGCCTCCACCGATTCCGCGACCAGCGAGAAGTACCTCAAGCAGGCGGCGCGTATCGTCAGCGAGGACGCTCCTGCGGATTGGCTGTTCGGATACCGTGTGACGGTCGCCCGTGACAAGAATCTTCACGGTTTCCCGGGCAAGCTTACGCAGATCCTGCTGCCGCTATGGCAGGTCTACAAGACCAAGTAA
- the coaBC gene encoding bifunctional phosphopantothenoylcysteine decarboxylase/phosphopantothenate--cysteine ligase CoaBC, whose amino-acid sequence MAHILLGVTGSIAAFKACHLASDWSKQGHEVRVVMTAAAQEFVTPLTFSSLTHTQTRTSMFAAQRNDCDVAHTPSDPLHINHVDDAKWADMLVIAPASADIIAKIACGIADDQLTSTVLAYSEGPKILCPAMNVRMYENAVTQRNLNICRELGWTIVEPGSGMLACQDVGKGRMEEPAAIEAAVADLLRATQPAETLPLRGLHVLITAGPTQEPLDPVRYLTNHSTGKMGYAIAEQARDMGADVTLVSGPVSLSAPHGVDVIHVTTARNMFDAVQERFMQADLTIMAAAVGDFRPVEQVQEKIKKNGRVNIDLHLTSNPDILAWAGEHKTADQTLCGFAMETQDLEANAAKKLASKHCSMLVANNLNTPGAGFAVDTNVVTVLKPGATPDEPIIEHWNKMGKQELAERILTELSALRNTDNTIPPKS is encoded by the coding sequence ATGGCTCATATTCTTCTTGGCGTAACCGGTAGTATCGCCGCTTTCAAGGCCTGCCATCTCGCCTCCGACTGGAGCAAGCAGGGGCATGAGGTTCGCGTGGTGATGACCGCAGCCGCACAGGAGTTCGTCACTCCGCTGACATTCAGCTCGCTTACGCACACGCAAACACGCACATCCATGTTCGCCGCACAACGCAACGATTGTGATGTTGCCCATACTCCTTCCGATCCGTTGCATATCAATCATGTGGATGATGCGAAATGGGCGGACATGCTTGTCATCGCCCCCGCAAGCGCGGATATCATCGCAAAAATCGCATGCGGTATCGCCGACGACCAACTGACGAGCACCGTGCTTGCCTATAGCGAGGGGCCGAAAATCCTATGCCCTGCCATGAATGTGCGCATGTATGAGAATGCTGTGACGCAGCGCAATCTCAATATCTGCCGTGAACTCGGGTGGACCATTGTGGAACCGGGTTCCGGCATGCTCGCCTGCCAGGATGTCGGCAAAGGGCGCATGGAGGAGCCTGCCGCGATCGAAGCGGCCGTGGCCGATTTGCTGCGTGCGACCCAACCTGCCGAAACGTTGCCATTACGCGGATTACATGTGCTCATTACCGCCGGCCCCACGCAGGAACCGCTCGACCCCGTACGCTACCTCACCAACCATTCCACCGGAAAAATGGGCTATGCGATCGCCGAACAGGCACGCGATATGGGTGCGGATGTGACGCTCGTGTCGGGCCCTGTGTCATTGAGCGCACCACATGGCGTTGATGTGATTCACGTCACCACCGCGCGGAACATGTTCGACGCAGTACAGGAACGGTTCATGCAAGCCGATCTGACGATTATGGCGGCCGCAGTCGGCGATTTCCGACCCGTCGAGCAGGTTCAGGAGAAAATCAAAAAGAACGGGCGCGTCAATATCGATCTGCATCTCACATCGAATCCCGATATTCTCGCGTGGGCGGGCGAGCATAAAACAGCTGACCAGACCTTGTGCGGTTTCGCCATGGAAACGCAGGATTTGGAAGCGAATGCGGCGAAAAAACTCGCGTCGAAGCATTGTTCCATGCTGGTGGCCAACAATCTCAACACCCCCGGTGCCGGTTTCGCGGTGGACACGAATGTGGTGACGGTATTGAAGCCCGGCGCAACCCCTGATGAGCCAATCATCGAACATTGGAACAAGATGGGCAAGCAGGAATTGGCGGAACGCATACTCACCGAATTGTCGGCCTTGCGCAACACCGACAACACAATTCCGCCCAAATCGTGA
- a CDS encoding type III pantothenate kinase: MLLVAVDIGNTNVVIGFLDDGHIAGTYRITTKSNHTSDEYGLMITQFLQLSGYTPGDVDDVIISSVVPKVMHSFRASIVKFLNIDPMIIGPGVKTGINIRMDNPQNMGADCIADCAGAYYEYGGPILVADFGTATTFNYVTADASVICGLITTGIRTGATALWEATAQLPEVEITRPASILAKSTKPAMQAGLYYNFLGGIERTITQFHREIDEEFRVVATGGLSRVFADDTDMIDIYDPDLIFKGMLHIYERNVR, translated from the coding sequence ATGCTTCTGGTCGCAGTCGACATCGGCAACACCAATGTGGTGATCGGCTTCCTCGATGACGGACACATCGCCGGCACATACCGCATCACCACGAAATCGAACCACACGTCAGACGAATATGGCCTGATGATCACGCAATTCCTGCAGTTGAGTGGCTACACACCGGGCGATGTGGACGATGTGATCATCTCATCGGTGGTGCCGAAGGTCATGCATTCGTTCCGCGCCAGCATTGTGAAATTCCTCAATATCGATCCGATGATCATTGGACCGGGCGTCAAAACCGGCATTAACATTCGTATGGACAATCCGCAGAACATGGGTGCCGACTGCATCGCCGACTGTGCTGGAGCCTACTACGAGTATGGCGGTCCGATTCTGGTGGCGGATTTCGGCACGGCCACCACATTCAATTACGTAACAGCCGACGCTTCAGTGATTTGCGGACTGATCACCACCGGCATTCGCACGGGCGCGACCGCCTTGTGGGAAGCCACGGCCCAGTTGCCGGAAGTGGAAATCACCCGGCCAGCATCGATTCTGGCGAAAAGCACCAAACCAGCCATGCAGGCCGGCTTGTACTACAACTTCCTCGGAGGCATCGAACGTACGATCACACAATTCCATCGCGAAATCGACGAAGAATTCCGCGTGGTCGCGACGGGTGGTTTAAGCCGAGTATTCGCCGATGATACCGATATGATCGATATTTACGATCCGGATCTGATTTTCAAAGGCATGCTGCATATTTACGAGCGTAACGTACGATAG